The sequence below is a genomic window from Armatimonadota bacterium.
CCGGCCTCACGCCGGAATCACTGGCATATCATGTTTTCTACACTTCGACGCGACATATCGGCGGTATTCGCCAAAGACCCGGCAGCGCGCACGATCTGGGAGGTACTCTCCTACCCGGGCGTGCATGCCATCTTCTGGCACCGCGTCGCACATGCGATGTGGAAGTCTCGCCTGAAGACGGCGGCTCGATGGCTTTCCTATTTGAGCCGGTTTCTGACCGGGATAGAGATCCATCCCGGCGCCCAGATCGGCCCGGGGTTCTTTATCGATCACGGAATGGGCACCGTGATTGGCGAGACGGCCATCGTCGGCGAAGACGTACTCCTCTACCACGGGGTTACACTCGGCGGCAGCAGTCTGAAAAAGATCAAGCGCCATCCCACCTTGGGAAATCACGTTGTGGTCTCCGCCGGCGCCAAAATCCTGGGCGACATTACCATCGGCGATTACGTGAAAGTGGGGCCAAACGCGGTGGTGCGCCAGTCTGTGCCCGCCGATTCAGTTGTTGTCGGCATCCCGGGCCGTGTGGTTCGCCAAAAAGGTGTACCGGTTCACGACAGCGTGTTTCTCGACCACGGCGCCGGCGCCGATCCTGAAGGCGAGATGATTGGCAGCCTCGTTCGGAAGGTCCACGAACTGGAGGTACGGCTCGGTTTCGTCGAAGCGGGGGAGGAGACGCAGGAGCAGACCGACGACCTCGCTTACTGGTACTACCAGATATAGCAGGGCGGGTACACCGCGCTCGCTTCTGGTACAATCAAGGAGATGGAGACACGCGCCGGGGCGCTCTCCTGCCGCAACGAACGCTCCCGTTACGGGGGCGGAATCATTTAACTGGAACGCAAATGCTCGATATCAAACTAATCCGCAGTCAACCTGATACAGTCCGTGCCGCTCTGGCGACTCTCGGCGGCGACGCTTTCTCCTACGTGGACGAGGTCCTGGCCATCGACGAAAACCGGCGCGCCATTCGCCAATGCATGGAGGGTATGCAAGGCGAATTGAACGCTGTCTCCAAGGAAATTGGAAGGCGGCGCCGGCTCAAGGAAGACACGGCTGACGCCGAAGAGAAGGCGCGGGCGCTTCGCGAGGATATTCGCACACAGGAGACCGCGTTGGCGCCTTTGGAGGCGAAAATCCAGGATATCTTGGTCCGAATTCCCAACCTCCCGCATCCCAGAGTGCCCGTGGGCAAGGACGATACGGAGAACATCGTCGCCCGCGAAGAGGGCGAGAAGCGGGGCTTCGATTTCGAGCCGCGGCCGCATTGGGAGATTGGTGAGGCACTCGGGATTATCGACTTTGAGCGCGGCGTCAAGATTTCCGGCACGCGTTTCTACATTTTGAAGGGCGACGGGGCTCGACTCCAGCGCGCATTGATTACCTGGATGATCGATTTGCACGTGAGGAAGCACGGCTACACCGAGATCTACCCGCCGTATATGGTCCTCCCGCAATGCGTGCTCGGCACCGGCCAGTTGCCGAAGTTCGCCGACACGATGTACCGCGATGCGGAGGATGGGTTCTATTTTATCCCGACCGCAGAAGTCCCCGTCACCAACATGTATCGTGAGGAAATTCTGGCGGCAGACAGCCTCCCTGTTAAGCATGTGGCCTTCACCGCGTGTTTTAGACGCGAGGCGATGAGCGCCGGTCGTGACGTCCGCGGAATCAAACGCGGCCACCAGTTCGACAAAGTCGAGATGGTCAAGTTCGTGCGCCCGGAAACATCGGACGACGAATTGATGTCACTCCTTAACGACGCAGAGGATGTTGCACGGGAACTTCAACTATCGCATCGCGTCATAGAAATGTGCACCGGCGACCTGTCGTTTACCGCTGCCCGCAAGTTCGACGTGGAGATCTGGGCGCCGGGGTGCCAGGAATGG
It includes:
- the cysE gene encoding serine O-acetyltransferase encodes the protein MFSTLRRDISAVFAKDPAARTIWEVLSYPGVHAIFWHRVAHAMWKSRLKTAARWLSYLSRFLTGIEIHPGAQIGPGFFIDHGMGTVIGETAIVGEDVLLYHGVTLGGSSLKKIKRHPTLGNHVVVSAGAKILGDITIGDYVKVGPNAVVRQSVPADSVVVGIPGRVVRQKGVPVHDSVFLDHGAGADPEGEMIGSLVRKVHELEVRLGFVEAGEETQEQTDDLAYWYYQI
- the serS gene encoding serine--tRNA ligase, producing the protein MLDIKLIRSQPDTVRAALATLGGDAFSYVDEVLAIDENRRAIRQCMEGMQGELNAVSKEIGRRRRLKEDTADAEEKARALREDIRTQETALAPLEAKIQDILVRIPNLPHPRVPVGKDDTENIVAREEGEKRGFDFEPRPHWEIGEALGIIDFERGVKISGTRFYILKGDGARLQRALITWMIDLHVRKHGYTEIYPPYMVLPQCVLGTGQLPKFADTMYRDAEDGFYFIPTAEVPVTNMYREEILAADSLPVKHVAFTACFRREAMSAGRDVRGIKRGHQFDKVEMVKFVRPETSDDELMSLLNDAEDVARELQLSHRVIEMCTGDLSFTAARKFDVEIWAPGCQEWLEVSSCSSFGDFQARRANIRFRDAGGKPEFLHTLNGSGLALPRTMIGIIESGQTAEGTIVIPEVLRPYMGGQDVIGKQG